CGCGCAGGCGGTGGTTCATCATTCTTCCGGCGACATTTCTCATGTACACGATCTCGTTCTTCGATCGTGCCAACATCGGGATGGCGCTGCCGCACATCACCAAGGAACTCGGCCTGACCTCGATCGAGGCCGGCTGGGTAGGGGCTGCCTTTGCCTGGGGCTATGTGGTGACCCAGGTCGGCGGCGGCCTGATCGCCTTGCTCGTCAACCCGCGCCGGCTCATCGGCATCGCCCTGCTGCTGTTCGGCGGCGCCGCGCTGGCGACCGGCTTTGCCCGGACCTTTCATGAACTGGTGGCCTTGCGCATCCTGCTGGGGTTGGCCGAGGGGCCGATCTACGCGGCCGTGTCGCTATTTCTGTCGCAGTGGTTCATGAAACCCGAGCGCGGCCGGGCATTCGGCATCTGGAACCTGGCCATTCCGGCCGGCGGCTTCCTGGCCGGCCCGATCTCAGGCGCCATCCTGTCGCACTACGACTGGCGCATGATGATGATTCTCGAAGGCGTGCCGGCCTGGATTTTCTGCGTCGTCTGGTTCATCGCCATTCCAAAAAGCGTGGACTCGGCCGCCTGGCTGGCGGTCGAGGACCGCAATGTCCTGAAGGCCGAACTGGACGCGGAACAGGCGGCCTACCAGAAGCCGGAGGCCGACCCATGGTGGCGCGTGCTGGGTGAGCCGGCGGTCTGGTTCCTGACGGCGGGTTTCGCGCTGAACGGTGTGCTGATGTACGGGACCACGCTGTGGCTGCCGACCATCATGCGTTCCTACGGCAGCCTGAGCGAAATCTGGATCGGCGTGTTCTCCGGACTGCCGTTTGTGGCCTCGATGCTGGGCATCTTCTACATCAGCCGCCGCTCGGACCTGCACGGGCAGGAGCGGCGCTGGCATGCGGCCGTCCCCACCATGCTCACTGGCGTGATGATGGCCATGGCGGCCCTGGTGCCGGCGCAGCTCTATTACCTGCAGATCCTTCTCTTCGTGGCCGTCGGTTTCACCTTGAAGATGATCAACCCGCTGATCTTCTCCTGGTTGACGGAGATCCTGCCGACGCGCAAGGCCATCCCGGCCGTCGCCATCGTCAGCGGCGTGGGCAACCTTATCGGCCAGTCCGTGGGGCCGCTGGTGGTGGGCTACGTGAAGTCGGTGTCGAACACCTATCTGCCGTCGCTGCTGGTCCTGGCGCTGTCGGCGGTGCTCGGCGGCGTGGCGATCGCGCTGGCGGGCGCCGGAGGGCGGGGCGAGAAGCGCTATTCCCGCTTGGGCGCGGCGGCGCGGTCCTGATCCGCGCCTTGGGCCAGCCCCCTGGCGAACCAGCCCTGCAGGAATTCGACGCAGACCCGGACCTTGGCCGAATTCGACAGCCGGCCGGTCGTGACGGCCCAGATGTCGGCGGGCCAGTCGTATTCCGGCAACACCCGGACCAGCGCGCCGGCCGCCAGGCTGGCCGCGCAATCCCAGGCGGAGGCGCGCATGATGCCGTGGCCGTCCAGAGCCCACTTCCAGATGATGTCGTTGTTGTTCGAGGACAGCGGTCCGCTGACCTTGGTCGTGTGGACCGCGTCGCCGCGGCGCAGGCGCCAGGTGCCGAACGGCTGGTCGCGCTCGCGGAACACCAGGCAGGCATGGCGGCGCAGGTCCTCGGGCGTGGCCGGCATGCCGCGCCGGGCCAGATAGTCCCTCGACGCGCACAGGATGCGGCGGCTCACGCCCAGGCGGTGCGCGATCAGTTGGGACTCGGGCACGTCGCCAATGCGGATGTCCAGGTCGATCGCCTCGGCGATCAGGTCGGCCGGCCGGTCCATGACGATCAGGGAAATATCTAGGCGCGGGTAGCGCAGCGACAATTCGGACAGCGCGGGCGCGAGCAGATTGCGGCCCACCCGGAAGCTGGCGCTGATGCGGAGGTCGCCGCGCGGTTCCGTGCGCACGCTGGAGACGGCGCTGTGCATCTGCGCCGCGGCGTCCAGCATGTAGAGCGCCCAGCGATGGATCGCCTCGCCGTCCTCGGTCGGCGTGATCTGGCGCGCCGTGCGATGCAGCAGGGTAGTGCCGAGATCGCGTTCGAGGATGCCGATGCGCTTGCTGATGTACGAGGTGGACGTATCGAGTTCGGCCGCCGTCCGGGCGAAGCTGGCCAGGCGGACGACGGTGCAGAAAATCTGCAGGTCGCGGATGTCGGGAAATTTTTCCATGGCGAGCAGTGTCGCAGGCTTTGCAGAACCCCGCTCTTTCCCCCTATACTTGTGCCCGCTGTCATGTAACGTGCGGGAGAGAGCGGACCCAGGGGACTACCTTGCCGTCCGCCGCCGAAGGCGCAATTCGCCCGGAATCGCTCAGGTATCCCATACCGCACGTGCCCGGCCCGTACACGTACACGCCACGTACCTATAGGGGCTGAAACAGTACTCTGGAGAGACTTGGTGCCCCCGCGGGGCGGCCAGGCGCCGAAGGTGCACACCCGCCATGCGGGGCAACTCTCAGGCAAAAGGACAGAGGGGCGGAAACACCACCGGCCGGCAGGCGGTTCGCAGGGGTTTTCCGAGACCCCCGCCGCCATCCGGTCGTTTTCCGATCCCCTGGCAGGCCCTACCGGAGTTTCCATGTCCGCCACCCTCAAACAAACCCCCCTGGCACCCGAACACCTCGCCGCCGGCGCGCGCATGGTCGATTTCGGCGGTTGGGACATGCCGCTGGCCTACGGTTCGCAACTGGAAGAACATCATGCCGTGCGCACCGACGCCGGCATGTTCGACGTGTCGCACATGCTCAACGTCGACGTGATCGGCGCGGGCGCCGGCGCTTTCCTGCGCCGCCTGATCGCCAACGACGTCGCCAAGCTGACCGTGCCCGGCAAGGCCCTGTATAGCTGCATGCTGAACCCGGAAGGCGGCGTCATCGACGACCTCATCGTCTACTTCTTCGCCGCCGACCGCTGGCGCGTGGTGGTCAACGCCGGCACCGCCGACAAGGACGTCGCCTGGATGCAGCGCGTGGCCGCCGCCGAAAAATTCGACGTCGCCATCACCCCGCGCCGGGACCTCGCCATGGTCGCCGTGCAGGGCCCCAATGCCCGCGCCAAGGTGTGGGCCGCGCGTCCGGCCTGGCGCGCCGCGTCCGAGCCGCTGACGCCCTTCGTCGGCGTCATGGCCGAGGCCGACACGCTGGTGGCCCGCACGGGCTATACGGGCGAGGACGGTTTCGAGATCGTCTTGCCCGCCACGCAGGTCGTGGCCCTGTGGCGCGACCTGGTGGCCCAGGGCGTGCGCCCCTGCGGCCTCGGCGCCCGCGACACGCTGCGCCTGGAAGCCGGCATGAACCTGTACGGCCAGGACATGGACGAGCTGACGCAGCCCGCGCAGGCCGGCCTGACCTGGACCGTGTCGCTGAAGGATGCCGCGCGCCAGTTCATCGGCCGCGCCGCCATCGAGCAATTCCCCACCCCCAACGATTTCGTCGGCCTGAAGCTGGGCGAGCGCGGCGTCA
This genomic interval from Bordetella genomosp. 10 contains the following:
- a CDS encoding MFS transporter produces the protein MNALAHDHRSIARRRWFIILPATFLMYTISFFDRANIGMALPHITKELGLTSIEAGWVGAAFAWGYVVTQVGGGLIALLVNPRRLIGIALLLFGGAALATGFARTFHELVALRILLGLAEGPIYAAVSLFLSQWFMKPERGRAFGIWNLAIPAGGFLAGPISGAILSHYDWRMMMILEGVPAWIFCVVWFIAIPKSVDSAAWLAVEDRNVLKAELDAEQAAYQKPEADPWWRVLGEPAVWFLTAGFALNGVLMYGTTLWLPTIMRSYGSLSEIWIGVFSGLPFVASMLGIFYISRRSDLHGQERRWHAAVPTMLTGVMMAMAALVPAQLYYLQILLFVAVGFTLKMINPLIFSWLTEILPTRKAIPAVAIVSGVGNLIGQSVGPLVVGYVKSVSNTYLPSLLVLALSAVLGGVAIALAGAGGRGEKRYSRLGAAARS
- a CDS encoding LysR family transcriptional regulator, giving the protein MEKFPDIRDLQIFCTVVRLASFARTAAELDTSTSYISKRIGILERDLGTTLLHRTARQITPTEDGEAIHRWALYMLDAAAQMHSAVSSVRTEPRGDLRISASFRVGRNLLAPALSELSLRYPRLDISLIVMDRPADLIAEAIDLDIRIGDVPESQLIAHRLGVSRRILCASRDYLARRGMPATPEDLRRHACLVFRERDQPFGTWRLRRGDAVHTTKVSGPLSSNNNDIIWKWALDGHGIMRASAWDCAASLAAGALVRVLPEYDWPADIWAVTTGRLSNSAKVRVCVEFLQGWFARGLAQGADQDRAAAPKRE
- the gcvT gene encoding glycine cleavage system aminomethyltransferase GcvT, with protein sequence MSATLKQTPLAPEHLAAGARMVDFGGWDMPLAYGSQLEEHHAVRTDAGMFDVSHMLNVDVIGAGAGAFLRRLIANDVAKLTVPGKALYSCMLNPEGGVIDDLIVYFFAADRWRVVVNAGTADKDVAWMQRVAAAEKFDVAITPRRDLAMVAVQGPNARAKVWAARPAWRAASEPLTPFVGVMAEADTLVARTGYTGEDGFEIVLPATQVVALWRDLVAQGVRPCGLGARDTLRLEAGMNLYGQDMDELTQPAQAGLTWTVSLKDAARQFIGRAAIEQFPTPNDFVGLKLGERGVMRPHMKVRGAAGEGEITSGTMSPTLGVSIAFARMPAGTRPGDQVEVEIRGKWVPASVTKLPFVRNGKAVEHP